In Chitinibacter sp. FCG-7, the genomic stretch CAAGGTGCGAGCGAGATTGATTTGCTGATTCCGTACTTTCCCGGTGCGCGGCAAGACCGAGTGTGCAATGACGGCGAGGCTTTGTCGGTGAAGGTGTATGCCGATTTGATTAACCAGCAGCGTTATCGCCAAGTCACTTTGTTTGACCCGCACAGCGATGTGGTCGTCGCCTTGCTCGATCGGGCGCAAGTGGTCAAAAACTACGCATTGATTGAACGAGTACTCAGCCAGCTGGGTAATGATGTATTGCTGGTCTCTCCCGACGCGGGTGCGAATAAAAAGGTGTTTGCGCTGGCGACGCACTTGGGTGGTTTACCGGTGATTCGCGCCGACAAAATTCGTGATGTGCGCAACGGTGCGATTGTCGATACCGAGGTGTTTTGTGGTGATTTATCCGGCAAAACCGCGCTGATCGTCGACGATATTTGCGCCGGTGGCCGCACCTTTATCGAGCTGGCGAAAAAGCTGAAGCAGAAAAACTGCGCGCGCATCGTGCTGGCGGTATCGCATTTTGAAGGGACGGCGAATTTGCAGCTATTGGCAAACAGCGGCATCGACGCGGTGTACACCACCAACAGCATTAATAATTTAAGCAGTGATGACTTTTTAACCATTCAGGATATTTGGTCGCTAATGCCAACTAATCCATGCGAAGGAGAGCAACAATGAGACTCAACCCAGTTACCGCGATTGATGGCTATAAAGTCGATCACCGCCGTCAGTATCCGGACAATACCGAAATCATTTTTAGTAACCTCACCGCGCGCACCACGCGCCGCGATTACACCGATGAAATGGTGTTTTTCGGCCTGCAGCACTTTGTAAAAGATTTTCTGATCGAGAGCTGGAATAAAGATTTTTTCCAACAACCGAAAGACGAAGTGATTCGCCGTTTTGCGCGCCGGATTAATAATTATCTGGGCCCGAACAATGTCGGCACGCAGCACATTGCCGATCTGCACGACTTGGGCTACTTGCCGATCAAAATTATGGCGCTGCCCGAAGGCACGGTTTACCCAGTGCGCTTGCCGTGCTTGGTGATTTACAACACCGACGAGCGTTTTTTCTGGCTGACTAATTATCTGGAAACGATTTTATCGACCAACATCTGGGGTATGTGCACCAGTGCCACAACTGCACACGAGTACAAGAAGATACTCACCCAATATGCTTTGGAAACCGATGGCAGCACCGAGTTTGTGAATTGGCAAGGCCACGATTTTAGCTTCCGTGGCATGTTTGGCGCCGAAGCGGCGATGATGAGCGGCGCAGCCCACTTGCTCAGCTTTACCGGTACCGACACGATTCCGGCGATTGATTTTCTGGAAGACTACTACGGCGCCAATAGCGATCTGGAGCTGGTCGGCGGCAGCGTGGCGGCGACCGAACACTCGGTGATGTGTGCGGGTGGCATGGATAATGAGCTGGAAACTTTCCGCCGCCTGATCGAAGACATTTACCCGGAAGGGATTGTTAGCATCGTGTCCGATTCATGGGATTTCTGGCAGGTGATGACCGACTTTACCGTGCGCCTGAAAGACAAAATCTTGGCGCGCAACGGCAAAGTGGTGTTCCGTCCTGATTCGGGCGATCCGGTGAAAGTGATTTGCGGCGATGCCGATGCGCCCGTTGGCAGCCCCGAATACAAAGGTGCGGTGGAATGCTTGTGGGATGTGTTTGGTGGTACAACGACGAGTCAGGGTTACAAATTGCTCGACGCACATGTTGGCGTGATTTATGGTGATTCGATCACGTTTGAGCGGGCGCGCGCAATTTGCGCTGGCTTAAAAGCCAAAGGCTTTGCGTCGACCAATATCGTGTTTGGCATCGGCAGCTATACCTATCAGTATGTAACGCGTGACACCGACGGTTTTGCCGTGAAAGCCACCTTTGCCAAAGTAGCAGGGCAAGATCGCGAGATTTTCAAAGCACCGAAAACCGGCGACGGCACTAAAAACTCGGCCAAAGGCTTGGTGGCCGTGTACAAAAACGCAGAGGGTAAGCTGTATCTGAAAGATCAAGCCACTTGGGATGAAGTGAATCAGTGTGAATTTATCCCGGTGTTTGAAAATGGCCGCTTGCTCAATGAAACCACGCTGGCTCAAGTGCGTGCCCGACTGGCGGCGACACTGTAAATTGATCCATGCATGGACAATGCAAAAGCCCTGCAGCTGCAGGGCTTTTTATTGGGTATAGCCTTATAAGCAATATCCTGATTGGGTTGTGGCAATATACCTGATGGTGTATTTCAAGTAGGCAAAAAAATACCCGCCATCCTGAAGATGGCGGGTAAAAGATACTGTGGTTTAACAGTACAAGCGTAATTGGTTGTTCGCTGAGGATTAGATTGCAGACTGACGCAATTGCTCCAGAATCGCTGGGTTTTCCAGAGTGGAAGTATCCGCAGTAATTTCCAGGCCTTTAGCGATGTCACGCAACAGGCGACGCATGATCTTACCTGAGCGAGTTTTTGGCAGATTGTCGCCAAAACGGATCTCGTCTGGCTGAGCAATCTTACCGATTTCGTGAGCTACCCATTCACGCAGCTCTTTAGCGATACGTTTAGCGTCTTCACCTTCTGGGCGAGCGCCTTTCAGTACCACATAGGCAACGACTGATTCGCCTTTGATATCGTGTGGTTTGCCCACGACGGCGGCTTCTGCTACCAGTGGGTTGGCAACCAGTGCTGACTCGATTTCCATCGTGCCGAGGCGGTGGCCTGATACGTTCAATACGTCGTCAATCCGGCCCATGATCCAGATGTAGCCATTCTCGTCGCGGTGCGCCGAGTCGCCTGCCAGATACAATTTGCCGTTGTAGTCGTCCGGGAAGTAGGTTTTCTTGAAGCGATCTGCATCGCCCCAGATATTGCGCACCATCGATGGCCATGGTTTGCTCACCACGAGGAAACCACCTTTGCCCAGATCAACTTGTGCGCCAGATTCATCCACGATGTCGGCCATAATGCCTGGGATTGGCAAGGTGCAAGAGCCTGGTTTAGTCGCAACTGCACCTGGCAGTGGGGCGATCATATTGCAGCCGGTTTCTGTCTGCCACCACGTATCGACGATAGGGCAGCGGCTACCGCCAACCACTTCGTAGTACCACATCCAAGCTTCTGGGTTGATCGGTTCACCCACGGTGCCCAATAGGCGTAGTGACGACAGATCATATTTCTTCGGCAAATCGCCACCGAGTTTGATCAATGAGCGGATCGCCGTTGGCGCGGTGTAGAACGTTGTGACTTCGTGTTTTTCAATCATTTGCCAGAAGCGCGAAGCATCTGGGTAAGTTGGCACGCCTTCAAATACAACTTGCGTCGCGCCGATGCCTAATGGACCGTAGGCGATGTAAGAGTGGCCAGTAATCCAGCCCACGTCGGCCGTGCACCAGTAAACGTCGGTTTCTTTGTAGTCGAATACCCATTTCATCGTCACTTGCGTACCGAGCAGGTAGCCTGCTGATGAGTGTTGAATCCCTTTTGGCTTACCGGTAGAGCCTGAGGTGTAGAGGATGAACAGTGGGTGTTCAGCTTCAACCCATTCTGGCTC encodes the following:
- the prs gene encoding ribose-phosphate diphosphokinase — translated: MSCNNVQSSYDLPAQGAAAQALKLFQFGSGEQHVQVLKQSAARVQIRYRYTGDASIMQLLLLTDALKRQGASEIDLLIPYFPGARQDRVCNDGEALSVKVYADLINQQRYRQVTLFDPHSDVVVALLDRAQVVKNYALIERVLSQLGNDVLLVSPDAGANKKVFALATHLGGLPVIRADKIRDVRNGAIVDTEVFCGDLSGKTALIVDDICAGGRTFIELAKKLKQKNCARIVLAVSHFEGTANLQLLANSGIDAVYTTNSINNLSSDDFLTIQDIWSLMPTNPCEGEQQ
- a CDS encoding nicotinate phosphoribosyltransferase, whose product is MRLNPVTAIDGYKVDHRRQYPDNTEIIFSNLTARTTRRDYTDEMVFFGLQHFVKDFLIESWNKDFFQQPKDEVIRRFARRINNYLGPNNVGTQHIADLHDLGYLPIKIMALPEGTVYPVRLPCLVIYNTDERFFWLTNYLETILSTNIWGMCTSATTAHEYKKILTQYALETDGSTEFVNWQGHDFSFRGMFGAEAAMMSGAAHLLSFTGTDTIPAIDFLEDYYGANSDLELVGGSVAATEHSVMCAGGMDNELETFRRLIEDIYPEGIVSIVSDSWDFWQVMTDFTVRLKDKILARNGKVVFRPDSGDPVKVICGDADAPVGSPEYKGAVECLWDVFGGTTTSQGYKLLDAHVGVIYGDSITFERARAICAGLKAKGFASTNIVFGIGSYTYQYVTRDTDGFAVKATFAKVAGQDREIFKAPKTGDGTKNSAKGLVAVYKNAEGKLYLKDQATWDEVNQCEFIPVFENGRLLNETTLAQVRARLAATL
- the acs gene encoding acetate--CoA ligase, whose protein sequence is MSGIDSVLKETRSFPPSDDFRVNATVSGMEGYNALCEKANNDYEGFWGDLAKSMLDWKKPFTKILNSDNAPFYKWFEDGVMNVSYNCIDRHLETKANKVAIIFEADDGSVTRITYRELYHRVCQFANGLKSLGVTKGDRVVIYMPHTIEAVVAMQACARIGAIHSVVFGGFSAGALRDRIQDAQAKVVITANETVRGGKATPLKSITDEALGLGGCESVSKVVVFQRTSTKPEHWNEERNIWWHKLVKDQADTCEPEWVEAEHPLFILYTSGSTGKPKGIQHSSAGYLLGTQVTMKWVFDYKETDVYWCTADVGWITGHSYIAYGPLGIGATQVVFEGVPTYPDASRFWQMIEKHEVTTFYTAPTAIRSLIKLGGDLPKKYDLSSLRLLGTVGEPINPEAWMWYYEVVGGSRCPIVDTWWQTETGCNMIAPLPGAVATKPGSCTLPIPGIMADIVDESGAQVDLGKGGFLVVSKPWPSMVRNIWGDADRFKKTYFPDDYNGKLYLAGDSAHRDENGYIWIMGRIDDVLNVSGHRLGTMEIESALVANPLVAEAAVVGKPHDIKGESVVAYVVLKGARPEGEDAKRIAKELREWVAHEIGKIAQPDEIRFGDNLPKTRSGKIMRRLLRDIAKGLEITADTSTLENPAILEQLRQSAI